In Opisthocomus hoazin isolate bOpiHoa1 chromosome 14, bOpiHoa1.hap1, whole genome shotgun sequence, the following proteins share a genomic window:
- the ZC4H2 gene encoding zinc finger C4H2 domain-containing protein isoform X1, with translation MADEQEIMCKLESIKEIRNKTLQMEKIKARLKAEFEALESEERHLKEYKQEMDLLLQEKMAHVEELRLIHADINVMENTIKQSENDLNKLLESTRRLHEEYKPLKEHVDALRMTLGLQRLPDLCEEEEKLSLDYFEKQKAEWQTEPQEPPIPESLAAAAAAAQQLQVARKQDTRQTATFRQQPPPMKACLSCHQQIHRNAPICPLCKAKSRSRNPKKPKRKQDE, from the exons GAATAAGACTTtgcagatggaaaaaataaaggcacgactgaaagcagaatttgaagCCCTGGAGTCTGAGGAGAGGCACCTGAAAGAATACAAACAGGAAATGGACCTACTGCTGCAAGAGAAGATGGCCCATGTGGAGGAGCTGCGACTGATCCATGCTGATATTAATGTG ATGGAGAATACTATCAAGCAGTCGGAGAACGATCTCAACAAGCTCTTGGAATCTACCCGTCGCCTGCATGAGGAGTATAAACCCCTGAAGGAGCATGTAGATGCTTTGCGGATGACTCTGGGATTGCAGAGACTGCCAGATCTATGcgaggaggaagagaaactgtCCCTTGA ctactttgaaaagcagaaagcagaatGGCAGACAGAACCACAGGAGCCTCCCATCCCAgagtctctggctgcagctgcagcggCTGCCCAACAGCTGCAGGTGGCTAGGAAACAAGATACCAGACAGACAGCAACTTTCAGACAACAGCCACCTCCAATGAAG GCATGTTTATCGTGTCACCAACAAATTCATCGGAATGCGCCCATTTGTCCACTCTGCAAAGCAAAGAGCCGATCTCGGAATCCCAAAAAGCCCAAGAGGAAACAGGATGAATGA
- the ZC4H2 gene encoding zinc finger C4H2 domain-containing protein isoform X2: protein MVAHFQRMSPARNKTLQMEKIKARLKAEFEALESEERHLKEYKQEMDLLLQEKMAHVEELRLIHADINVMENTIKQSENDLNKLLESTRRLHEEYKPLKEHVDALRMTLGLQRLPDLCEEEEKLSLDYFEKQKAEWQTEPQEPPIPESLAAAAAAAQQLQVARKQDTRQTATFRQQPPPMKACLSCHQQIHRNAPICPLCKAKSRSRNPKKPKRKQDE, encoded by the exons GAATAAGACTTtgcagatggaaaaaataaaggcacgactgaaagcagaatttgaagCCCTGGAGTCTGAGGAGAGGCACCTGAAAGAATACAAACAGGAAATGGACCTACTGCTGCAAGAGAAGATGGCCCATGTGGAGGAGCTGCGACTGATCCATGCTGATATTAATGTG ATGGAGAATACTATCAAGCAGTCGGAGAACGATCTCAACAAGCTCTTGGAATCTACCCGTCGCCTGCATGAGGAGTATAAACCCCTGAAGGAGCATGTAGATGCTTTGCGGATGACTCTGGGATTGCAGAGACTGCCAGATCTATGcgaggaggaagagaaactgtCCCTTGA ctactttgaaaagcagaaagcagaatGGCAGACAGAACCACAGGAGCCTCCCATCCCAgagtctctggctgcagctgcagcggCTGCCCAACAGCTGCAGGTGGCTAGGAAACAAGATACCAGACAGACAGCAACTTTCAGACAACAGCCACCTCCAATGAAG GCATGTTTATCGTGTCACCAACAAATTCATCGGAATGCGCCCATTTGTCCACTCTGCAAAGCAAAGAGCCGATCTCGGAATCCCAAAAAGCCCAAGAGGAAACAGGATGAATGA